A part of Melittangium boletus DSM 14713 genomic DNA contains:
- the secF gene encoding protein translocase subunit SecF: MQILKNKTNFDFIGKRKPAFFISTALNLVILVGIAVFGFNLGVDFAGGTVVEVQFNHPVNASDVRERVESSGQLHDVSVQSIGSANENSFLVRLGGVTQLTEAGAEKASEAIQKLGQVDPKDIRPDLSNGMIRVRSKQPLDAAQMEKAVEDTGTGVDEVRDLGQAQSGDYEYQVVASGMADRIRAALMHGVQNPESPDFEMRRTEYVGPQVGKQLRNRGFQALLFSMVAILIYVAFRFDFKFGPGALLAMLHDVIMVAGFYLFSRAEFSLTSIAALLTVVGYSVNDTIVIYDRIREDMAKYPNRPLAEVINIAVNDTLVRTILTSGVTALSLVGLLIFGVGEIRDFAWAMLVGIVVGTYSSVYIASPVTLWLDERAASREKKSGTEQPKVA; the protein is encoded by the coding sequence ATGCAGATCCTCAAGAACAAGACGAACTTCGACTTCATCGGCAAGCGCAAGCCGGCGTTCTTCATCTCCACGGCGCTCAACCTGGTCATCCTGGTGGGCATCGCCGTCTTCGGCTTCAACCTGGGCGTGGACTTCGCCGGCGGTACGGTGGTGGAGGTGCAGTTCAACCACCCGGTGAACGCCTCGGACGTGCGTGAGCGCGTGGAGTCCTCGGGCCAGCTGCACGACGTGTCCGTGCAGAGCATCGGCTCGGCGAACGAGAACTCGTTCCTGGTGCGCCTGGGCGGCGTGACCCAGTTGACCGAGGCGGGCGCCGAGAAGGCGAGCGAGGCCATCCAGAAGCTCGGCCAGGTGGACCCCAAGGACATCCGCCCCGACCTGTCCAACGGCATGATCCGCGTGCGCAGCAAGCAGCCGCTCGATGCCGCGCAGATGGAGAAGGCCGTGGAGGACACGGGCACGGGCGTGGACGAGGTGCGCGATCTGGGCCAGGCCCAGTCCGGTGACTACGAGTACCAGGTGGTCGCCAGCGGCATGGCGGATCGCATCCGCGCCGCGCTGATGCACGGGGTGCAGAACCCGGAGTCTCCCGACTTCGAGATGCGCCGCACCGAGTACGTGGGTCCCCAGGTGGGCAAGCAGCTGCGCAACCGCGGCTTCCAGGCGCTGCTCTTCTCCATGGTGGCCATCCTCATCTACGTGGCCTTCCGCTTCGACTTCAAGTTCGGCCCGGGCGCGCTGCTCGCCATGCTCCACGACGTGATCATGGTGGCGGGCTTCTACCTGTTCAGCCGCGCCGAGTTCAGCCTCACCTCCATCGCCGCGCTGCTCACCGTGGTGGGCTACTCGGTCAACGACACCATCGTCATCTACGACCGCATCCGCGAGGACATGGCCAAGTACCCGAACCGGCCCCTGGCGGAGGTCATCAACATCGCGGTCAACGACACGCTGGTGCGCACCATCCTCACCTCGGGCGTCACCGCGCTGTCCCTCGTGGGTCTGCTCATCTTCGGCGTGGGTGAAATCCGCGACTTCGCCTGGGCCATGCTCGTGGGCATCGTCGTGGGCACCTACTCCTCGGTGTACATCGCCAGCCCCGTCACGCTCTGGCTGGATGAGCGTGCCGCCTCGCGCGAGAAGAAGAGCGGCACCGAGCAGCCCAAGGTGGCCTAG